GTCCTTACAGCGACTGAACGGCATCAGCTGCGGCTGGAGTCACTCCGGTAAGTGCCTGTGCATCTTTTATGGCACAGGACCTCGTACTGgctttttcttatttatctGCCGCTCATTCTCTCGTTTTGAACGATTTGTTTATATTTGCTTTTGCTCACTAGAAGTTGAGAAAGTAATGTATGGAGAAGTAGGGTGTTTGGTGttgtttttatgattttttttttcttttgggatcAGGTTTGGTTTTACAAATAAGGACCTGCCAATGGACAGCTACTATCTTTGCTTTTAGATAATACATGTGAAGGAAAGGAAACCAAAGGCTGAAGTGTTTTCTGTTGTCTCATGTGCCTTTCACTGCTTTTGATGTGTCTTCGGAAATAGTTTTCTGAATGAAGAGGCACGATCCTCTATATGAGAGCACATTACAGGAAAACTTGAATGTTGTCTCAGAACTGAAACAAAAGTGTTTTGCATCTGATCTCTAGAAATGGCTTGTGCTGTATCCCCCAGAATAAGCAAGCCTTGTCTTTTGTCTTCacgatgaaatgtggcaccttGTTCATATTCCAGATGGGCTCAGTTTGTTAAGTTGTGTGAGAAAGGGATGTTATCAGTTAACTTTTAccataaatattttccattaattGCAGGACAGCAATACCCCATGGCACTGAAACAACCAGAGAAGAGCCCACTTTCCTCCCAGATTCTGGGTCTCAGTGACCTTCCAAGAGCTCCTCATGAAGTGCCACTGACTGGGTGCCACAGGAAGAGGATCAAAGAGACTGATTCAGCCTATGTCAGGCTGGCAAAGCAAGGAGGCCGACCTGGTGAGCATCTGTCTATATCTGCTTCTTTGGTTCTCCTCTGTTTTCCTTGGCTTTGCTTGAGTGCAGTGTAAAGTGCCTGTAGATGCTACAGAAGGATCCTCTGGACTTTTGAAATAAACTTgtgaaaaaaatgaggaaattaatttattccTGACAAAACAGTAATCTGAAAACAAAGGTAGTGCTTTTGCTGCTAGATAAGAAGTGAGAAAAGTACTGACTTTCGTCTTTTTCTCTCCAGACCTGCTGAGGCACTACACTCCTGTGGTAATGAAGTCCCCTCCAGCAGCATATGCTGCCCCTGACTGGTTCACACACTGTGCCAGTCCTGCAGGGATTGAGAAGCCACGGTAAGATTGCTGGGGCCCAACACATCTTGGCCTCCCTCTTCACCTGTTAACATTTCTGAATGCTTCTGTACTAGAGTGCAGGATTTGTATACCTTGTACAAACAAGCATTAAATCTttgcctgcaggagctgtgtttcCTCTCTACCAGATTTTATGGTTCACAGAGAGTTTGTGGCTGGTGACCGTCATGGTAAGAGTTATGAGAGAAGAAGAGGGCCTTTTGAGTTTGATACAAAAAATGTTTGGCAGCAGGATGCCGAGGACaaagaaaatgcagagaaaaagaAGGTAGGATGGAGAGGTATGCTGTGATGATACTTTGTTTGTAGAGCTTGTGAACACATCTCTGTTGCTTCTTAGAGGAGGGAAGCTGCAATCCACATTTCTGTATTCCAGAATCAATTTTTATATTGCAGTTagagaacaaaaagaaagatgttATCTTAAGTGCTGCAGGTGTAGTGTGAAAACCAGAAATGCAGTTTCCCATCACATTATATGGTATATATACGTCAGtataaataaaaagcagcagttcATTTTTATCTTATGCTTTATTTCCCCTGCAACTCATTCTGGGTGAAGAGACATCTTGTTTAGTAATCTTGAGTGAGGAAGTAAGAAGATGAGAACAGAAGACTATTCTGAAAAAGgagtttaatttattttgaaatgcaaGGGAATTCCCAAAGATACTGTGCTGTGTTTGAAAGAAAGATGTATCCGAGACAAAATAAATATAGGACAAGCTATGCCCCAAACAAACCTTTCTGTACTGACATGGTGTTCTGTCTTGGAGACCTCTCTACTATCCTCCCTCTTTcatcctcccttcccccccctcAATTTAGATGCTGAAGCCTTATGTTTTTTAAATATCCTCTGTAAATTCAGTTGCTGCGTCTACCATAGGCCTTTGTGGTATGCCTGGAAACACTTGAACACTACTACTACACGCTACTACAATACTTGAACACTAGTACCTCCCTTCTTCAACAGAAGGGTAGATGTTGGGCATTCTAGGAGAAAAAGTCCTCAGCCTTTGCTGAGATGAGTAACTAGTGCAAAATCAGAATGATGTCTTGTGTAAATGGGAACACCTCATTACTGAATAGGCTTGGGAATGTTTACTGAGTCTGTGGCAACAGGCAAACAAGCAACATATGTTTAAACTGTAATTTGCCTGATGCTTGTAGGtgaagctgcttttttttttttttcctatcatAGATTTAAGGCACTAAAACTAAAAACTtgacctgctgctgtgcctcttAAAGGAATTCAACTAGGACCGAGAGGAAGTTCTCTTTCTCACTCCCTTACTTAAGAACCAATTATGTTCAGTGCTCTAAGGGTCAAACTAAACTTTGATAAAAGTAATTCAAGCCCATGTGCTGACTTGTAAAGTGGAACTGAGGTTCATTTCAACTTTGAATGAAACTGGGTCTCAACCAAACTCCTACAGTCATTTACTTTATTTAAGACTAAATACAAAATgaatatatgttatatattcaGCTCAGATTGCAAATATGCTGAGGCCCTCATATATAATTTGCACTATTCTCCTGGAAGCTGAAGTTAAGTTTTGCCTAATGTTCTAAATTAAACAAGTCTTTTTCTGTAAGACTAGGTGCCTGGGAAGACGGATTCTGTGTTGGTATGTTTAGCTCTACCTCCACACACCAACTCTCATTTGGCTCTGCTTCACAGTGTCTTTGCTGTACATTGAAAACTGTATTATGTATCTTGAAATGTCACATGGTACTTCTTTCACAGCTACTTCTTGAATATCCTCTTTTGACAAGTTTCTATCCCATGCTCTTAGAGTACCTTCCCAAAGAGTCTTCCAGGTGAGACAATGGAACTAACCCTACCAAAGAGTCTCAATTTTAGTTTTTCACCATACAACTTGTATGTTGAAAGGTAAGAATAATGTATTCCAAAACACCACAGGCAAATTTCtaaatttctcatttatttGACTTCATGATGACACTGCAGCAGCAAGCTACCTCAAGTATTTCTGGTAGTATGAGACTGAAtgtattgaaaatatttttcagtccAGTGTGACTAAGCAGTTATTCAGAAGAGACATGCATGATGCAATTGTGGAGTTAAATCCCAAAGGGCGCACTTAGGAACAAGAGCAAAACCATTTAACCTCTAAGGGTATTTCTTTTGCTTGGTTTGGAAAACATTGCTCCCAAGTGGGCCTTTGCTCTGAAGGTTTAAGCCTTTATGCTGCTTTGTTCTGAAGTATTAAAATCTCTGCTGATCCTTGTGGTTATTGCTGTGTAGAGGAGGACTGGAAATCCGGGGGGCCATTACATGGGAATTTTGCAAATCAGCAGAGTATTAGTGCATGAAGGATTTAGCCTTTGTGCTCATGGCAGAGTAATGGACTTCTGGCCCAGGGAGAAGCAGCCCATGGAAATCTCACAAGGCTTAAGAAGACCTagtgcaaggtcctgcacctgTGCTGGGACAACCCCTGTtatcagcacaggctgggggatgagcagatccagagcagccctgcccagaaggacttgggggtgctggtggatgagaaactggacatgacccagccatgggcactcacagccagagagccaaacatgtcctgggctgcatccaaagcagcgtgggcagcaggggagggaggggattctgcccctctgctctgctctgctctggtgagaccccacctgcagggctgcatcagctctgggacCACAGCACAGGGAACTGTGAGACGAGTTCAGAGGAAGgcacaaagatgatcagaggaaTAGAGCAGCTCACCTGtgaagaaaggctgagagaattgggattcTTCATctaggagaagagaaggctttagGGTGACCTATTTATGGCATTCCAGTGAAGGGACCTGTGAGAAAGATAGAGAGGGACTTTTCACAAGGGCATTAGTGATGGAACAAAGGGGAATGGATTCAAACTCGAAGAGAGTAGGGTTAGACTAGatgttaggaaaaatttctttactgtgagagtggtgaggcactggcacaagTTGCCCAGTGAAAttgtggatgcctcatccctggaagtcttgaaagtcaggctggatggagctctgggatacctggtctagtgaaaggtgtccctgtaGCAGGAGAagtggaactagatgatctttaagccaaactattctgtgattgaGTGATCCTTTTGCCTGTGCATATTATTGCCCAGCTGGGTTGGGTTGAAAAAACTGTGAACTTTAAGAAGGGAGGTCTGTAAGGGTGGGAGGTCAGTAGGAGATGTCATCAGAATTTGCATCAGCATTTGGCAATATCCCTGCAGTACCACCAATAAGATTGCTCCTTCATCTTCAGACTCCTCTCTTTCAGGCACTTGCCTGAAATGTCTGTGTATAGATGCATATGTACTTAGCTATGTATGTGCTGTTGCAAAATGACTGCTCACCTGAGGCCAG
This genomic window from Zonotrichia albicollis isolate bZonAlb1 chromosome 1, bZonAlb1.hap1, whole genome shotgun sequence contains:
- the C1H7orf57 gene encoding uncharacterized protein C7orf57 homolog isoform X1 gives rise to the protein MALKQPEKSPLSSQILGLSDLPRAPHEVPLTGCHRKRIKETDSAYVRLAKQGGRPDLLRHYTPVVMKSPPAAYAAPDWFTHCASPAGIEKPRSCVSSLPDFMVHREFVAGDRHGKSYERRRGPFEFDTKNVWQQDAEDKENAEKKKISLTQVKLPPISPKYPSRMPTVSTKEFSGENKLSLPPMPAQRKIEAVNFSKLISNGYGTDWLQQCTGWEKKIDETSENSDDSEDSEHSESPPASNELKATVSGM
- the C1H7orf57 gene encoding uncharacterized protein C7orf57 homolog isoform X2; this encodes MALKQPEKSPLSSQILGLSDLPRAPHEVPLTGCHRKRIKETDSAYVRLAKQGGRPDLLRHYTPVVMKSPPAAYAAPDWFTHCASPAGIEKPRSCVSSLPDFMVHREFVAGDRHGKSYERRRGPFEFDTKNVWQQDAEDKENAEKKKVKLPPISPKYPSRMPTVSTKEFSGENKLSLPPMPAQRKIEAVNFSKLISNGYGTDWLQQCTGWEKKIDETSENSDDSEDSEHSESPPASNELKATVSGM